A part of Dasypus novemcinctus isolate mDasNov1 chromosome 7, mDasNov1.1.hap2, whole genome shotgun sequence genomic DNA contains:
- the ITM2C gene encoding integral membrane protein 2C yields MVKISFQPAVAGIKGDKADKAPASAPAPAPAAAAEMLLTPAREERPPHPRSRKGASVGGVCYLSMGTVVLLMGLVFASVYIYRYFFLAQLARDNFFHCGVLYEDSLSSQARTRMELEEDVKIYLEENYERINVPMPQFGSGDPADIIHDFQRGLTAYHDISLDKCYVIELNTTIVLPPRNFWELLMNVKRGAYLLQTYIIQEEVVVSERVGDKEALGSFIYHLCTGKDTYRLRRRATRRRINKRRAQRCNAIRHFENTFVVETLICGVA; encoded by the exons ATGGTGAAGATCAGCTTCCAGCCCGCCGTGGCCGGCATCAAGGGCGACAAGGCCGACAAGGCGCCGGCCTCGGCCCcggcccccgcgcccgccgcggCCGCGGAGATGCTGCTGACGCCCGCTCGG GAGGAGCGGCCCCCGCACCCCCGCTCCAGGAAGGGGGCCTCCGTGGGCGGGGTGTGCTACCTGTCGATGGGCACGGTGGTGCTGCTCATGGGCCTGGTCTTCGCCTCCGTCTACATCTACAGATACTTCTTCCTGGCCCAG CTGGCCCGAGACAACTTCTTCCACTGCGGCGTCCTCTACGAGGACTCGCTGTCCTCCCAGGCCCGCACCCGCATGGAGCTGGAGGAGGACGTGAAGATCTACCTCGAGGAGAACTACGAGCGCATCAACGTCCCCATGCCCCAGTTTGGCAGCGGGGACCCCGCGGACATCATCCATGACTTCCAGCGG ggCCTGACCGCCTACCACGACATCTCCCTGGACAAGTGCTACGTCATCGAGCTCAACACCACCATCGTGCTGCCCCCCCGCAACTTCTGGGAGCTCCTCATGAACGTGAAG AGGGGCGCCTACCTCCTGCAGACGTACATCATCCAGGAGGAGGTGGTGGTCTCGGAGCGCGTCGGCGACAAGGAGGCGCTCGGCTCCTTCATCTACCACCTGTGCACTGGGAAGGACACCTACCGGCTGCGGCGCCGGGCCACCCGGAGGC GTATCAACAAGCGCAGGGCCCAGCGCTGCAACGCCATCCGCCACTTCGAGAACACTTTCGTGGTGGAGACGCTCATCTGCGGGGTGGCGTGA